In Porphyrobacter sp. LM 6, one DNA window encodes the following:
- a CDS encoding DNA polymerase III subunit chi: protein MKLDFWQYTHDPVEKVVALIAKRTLGEGERVLVVSDNADQRAAIARALWQAGPESFLANGEADAPGADAQPILLSAELSAANGASHLILADGTFRNAEGFARVFLLFPPDRAPDARQAWRAQDGRESVERAYFAQEDGRWVKKG, encoded by the coding sequence ATGAAGCTCGATTTCTGGCAATACACCCATGATCCGGTCGAAAAGGTCGTGGCGCTGATCGCCAAGCGCACCTTGGGCGAGGGCGAGCGGGTGCTGGTCGTGTCGGACAACGCCGACCAGCGCGCCGCAATTGCCCGGGCGCTGTGGCAGGCGGGGCCGGAGAGCTTCCTTGCCAATGGCGAGGCAGACGCGCCGGGCGCTGATGCGCAGCCGATCCTGCTCTCCGCAGAGCTTTCCGCCGCGAACGGGGCGAGCCACCTGATCCTCGCCGACGGCACCTTCCGCAATGCCGAGGGCTTTGCCCGCGTGTTCCTGCTGTTCCCGCCGGATCGCGCACCCGATGCGCGGCAGGCCTGGCGCGCGCAGGACGGGCGCGAGAGCGTTGAACGCGCCTATTTCGCGCAGGAAGATGGCCGCTGGGTCAAGAAAGGCTGA
- a CDS encoding DUF2256 domain-containing protein: protein MPKMRRKSDLPTKTCLACGLPFTWRKKWERDWDNVKYCSDRCRRGKGG from the coding sequence ATGCCCAAGATGAGGCGTAAGTCTGACTTGCCGACCAAGACCTGCCTCGCCTGCGGGCTGCCCTTCACGTGGCGCAAGAAGTGGGAGCGCGATTGGGACAATGTGAAGTATTGTTCCGACCGCTGTCGCAGGGGCAAGGGGGGATAG
- the ndk gene encoding nucleoside-diphosphate kinase has product MAVTRTFSIIKPDATRRNLTGAVTKMLEEAGLRVVASKRIHMTREQAEGFYAVHKERPFFGELVEFMMSEPVVVQVLEGEDAVARNREIMGATNPADAAPGTIRKELALSIGENTVHGSDSEENAAIEIAFFFSDAEIVG; this is encoded by the coding sequence ATGGCGGTTACCCGCACCTTCTCGATCATCAAGCCCGATGCCACCCGCCGCAACCTGACCGGTGCGGTCACCAAGATGCTGGAAGAAGCTGGCCTGCGCGTCGTCGCTTCGAAGCGCATCCACATGACCCGCGAACAGGCCGAAGGCTTCTACGCGGTCCACAAGGAGCGCCCCTTCTTCGGTGAACTCGTCGAATTCATGATGAGCGAGCCGGTGGTGGTGCAGGTGCTGGAAGGCGAAGACGCCGTCGCCCGCAACCGCGAGATCATGGGCGCGACCAACCCGGCCGACGCTGCTCCGGGCACGATCCGCAAGGAACTCGCGCTGTCGATCGGTGAAAACACCGTCCACGGTTCGGACTCGGAAGAAAACGCGGCGATCGAAATCGCCTTCTTCTTCAGCGATGCCGAGATCGTCGGCTAA
- a CDS encoding peptidylprolyl isomerase: MRVRVKLLSKKLLTGTTTALAAAGAIALAVLPSAAPAQTVAVPTADNPFGLPADITLFAKADPDKRSATAVVNGFVITGTDIDQRVALVTAASEAPIAEDEMLRLRVQVLRNLIDETLKIQAAAAAEMEVKREEVEQTYQQLAAQNFGGEPKKMDEYLLSIGSSPASLKRQIEGEAAWENLLRRNIMPFVNVSADEVNDVLKRMNEARGTDEYRLGEIFLSATTENRAQVLANAQAIVQQLQQGGSFVAYARQFSEATTAVVGGDLGWVRLGQLPPQLAAAARTMQAGQLQGPIEIPGGFSILYLINKRQVLMADPNEAVLSLKQISISFPAGVTQEQAEARVQEFDAFINGLRGCGGVEEGAKAIGADVVSNDQIKAANLPEQLRAILLNLQIGQATPPFGGVQEGVRVLMLCGRDDPKDAGAPTFAAVMDQIEEERVNKRAQRYLRDLRNDAYIEYN, translated from the coding sequence ATGCGAGTGCGAGTGAAGCTGTTGTCCAAGAAGCTCCTGACCGGAACCACCACTGCGCTGGCCGCAGCGGGGGCGATCGCGCTGGCCGTGCTGCCGAGCGCCGCGCCGGCGCAGACCGTTGCTGTGCCGACCGCCGACAATCCCTTCGGCCTGCCCGCCGACATCACCCTGTTCGCCAAGGCCGATCCCGACAAGCGCAGCGCGACTGCCGTGGTCAACGGCTTTGTCATCACCGGCACCGATATCGACCAGCGCGTCGCGCTCGTCACCGCTGCATCGGAAGCACCGATTGCCGAGGATGAAATGCTGCGCCTGCGGGTGCAGGTGCTGCGCAATCTGATCGACGAGACGCTCAAGATCCAGGCCGCCGCCGCTGCCGAAATGGAAGTGAAGCGCGAGGAGGTCGAACAGACCTACCAGCAGCTCGCGGCGCAGAACTTTGGCGGCGAGCCGAAGAAGATGGACGAATATCTTCTCTCGATCGGTTCCTCGCCCGCCTCGCTGAAGCGCCAGATCGAAGGCGAAGCGGCGTGGGAAAACCTGCTCCGCCGCAACATCATGCCCTTCGTCAACGTCTCGGCTGACGAGGTCAACGACGTGCTCAAGCGCATGAACGAAGCGCGCGGGACCGACGAATACCGGCTCGGCGAAATCTTCCTCTCGGCCACCACCGAAAACCGCGCGCAGGTGCTCGCCAACGCGCAGGCGATCGTCCAGCAATTGCAGCAGGGCGGCAGCTTTGTCGCCTATGCGCGCCAGTTCTCCGAAGCCACCACCGCGGTGGTCGGCGGCGATCTCGGCTGGGTGCGGCTCGGCCAGTTGCCGCCGCAGCTTGCCGCAGCCGCGCGCACGATGCAGGCCGGGCAGCTGCAGGGCCCGATCGAAATTCCGGGCGGCTTTTCGATCCTCTACCTTATCAACAAGCGCCAGGTGCTGATGGCCGACCCGAACGAGGCGGTGCTCAGCCTCAAGCAGATCTCGATCAGCTTCCCGGCGGGCGTGACGCAGGAACAGGCCGAAGCGCGGGTGCAGGAGTTCGACGCCTTCATCAACGGCCTGCGCGGTTGCGGCGGGGTCGAGGAAGGCGCGAAAGCCATCGGCGCTGATGTGGTCTCGAACGACCAGATCAAGGCTGCCAACCTGCCCGAACAGCTGCGCGCGATCCTGCTCAACCTCCAGATCGGTCAGGCCACCCCGCCCTTCGGCGGTGTGCAGGAAGGTGTGCGCGTGCTTATGCTGTGCGGGCGCGACGATCCCAAGGATGCCGGCGCACCGACCTTCGCAGCGGTTATGGACCAGATCGAGGAAGAGCGCGTCAACAAGCGCGCCCAGCGCTACCTGCGCGATCTGCGTAACGACGCCTATATCGAATACAATTGA
- the rsmA gene encoding 16S rRNA (adenine(1518)-N(6)/adenine(1519)-N(6))-dimethyltransferase RsmA, translating into MPDLPPIREVIQKHGLAASKALGQNFLLDEQLLARIAAVPGDLAGQRVLEVGPGPGGLTRALLRAGAQVTAIEMDRRCLPALAELGEAFPDQLTVIEGDALKLDHGALMQGEPFHVLSNLPYNVGTALFVRWMGGEAWPPQWRSLTLMFQREVADRIVAEAGEDAYGRLAVLARWRAEARLAMKVHRSAFTPPPKVMSAIIHVTPATAPEGVSARMLERLTEAAFGQRRKMLRQSLKGVPGALEALAALGIDETRRAETVSVAEFVALARSLS; encoded by the coding sequence GTGCCTGATCTCCCCCCCATCCGTGAAGTCATCCAGAAGCACGGCCTCGCCGCGTCCAAGGCGCTCGGGCAGAACTTCCTGCTCGACGAGCAATTGCTGGCGCGCATCGCGGCGGTGCCCGGCGACCTTGCCGGACAGCGCGTGCTTGAAGTCGGCCCCGGCCCCGGCGGGTTGACGCGGGCGCTGCTGCGCGCCGGAGCGCAAGTCACCGCCATCGAGATGGACCGCCGCTGCCTCCCCGCGCTCGCCGAACTGGGCGAGGCTTTCCCCGACCAACTCACCGTGATCGAGGGCGATGCGCTGAAACTCGATCACGGCGCGCTGATGCAGGGCGAGCCGTTCCACGTGCTGTCGAACCTGCCCTATAATGTCGGCACCGCGCTGTTCGTGCGCTGGATGGGTGGAGAAGCCTGGCCGCCGCAGTGGCGCTCGCTCACCCTGATGTTCCAGCGCGAGGTGGCTGACCGGATCGTCGCCGAGGCTGGCGAGGACGCCTATGGCCGCCTCGCCGTGCTCGCCCGGTGGCGGGCTGAGGCGCGGCTGGCGATGAAGGTGCACCGCAGCGCCTTCACCCCGCCGCCCAAGGTGATGAGCGCGATTATCCACGTAACCCCGGCAACCGCGCCCGAGGGTGTTTCGGCAAGGATGCTCGAACGCCTCACCGAAGCCGCCTTCGGCCAGCGCCGCAAGATGCTGCGCCAGAGCCTGAAGGGCGTGCCGGGCGCGCTCGAGGCGCTCGCCGCGCTGGGGATAGACGAGACGCGCCGGGCGGAAACGGTCAGCGTGGCGGAGTTTGTTGCCCTTGCCCGGTCGTTGAGCTAG
- a CDS encoding leucyl aminopeptidase: MQIHFTAAPPSDIRLHARVINQGAAITGMDAAIVEGAAASRFTGRAGQLFEGFATIGGAVRRVALAGAGEADAADRCANCERAGAALTAKYLASGETVMALDLGEAGLSATEAAALLLGLRLRAWRHDAYRTRLAADKRPSLTTVHVTGAPAGTEAAWEREAALAKGVEFTRGLVTEPANIIYPETFVAACQKAFEGTGAEITVLGEAEMAALGMGALVGVGQGSERESKLLAIRWNGGAAGDKPTVFVGKGVTFDTGGISLKPPPGMEDMKWDMGGAGAVAGAMLALVSRKAKANVIGVMGLVENMPDGKAQRPGDVVTTMSGQTVEVLNTDAEGRLVLCDALHWAQEKYDAARIVDLATLTGAMIISLGHEYGGMFANDDTLAAQLTAAGQTSGDKLWRMPLGPNYDKLIDSPIADIKNVGPREAGSITAAQFLQRFIKEGTPWAHLDIAGMVWSNKPGHTWEKGATGYGVRLLDQFVRDVAEG, translated from the coding sequence ATGCAGATCCACTTCACCGCCGCCCCGCCGTCCGACATCCGCCTGCACGCGCGGGTCATCAATCAGGGGGCCGCGATTACCGGCATGGACGCCGCGATTGTCGAGGGCGCGGCTGCTTCGCGCTTTACCGGCCGTGCCGGGCAGTTGTTCGAAGGCTTTGCCACGATCGGCGGGGCCGTGCGCCGTGTCGCGCTGGCGGGTGCGGGCGAAGCCGATGCCGCCGACCGTTGCGCCAATTGCGAGCGTGCGGGCGCGGCGCTGACGGCGAAGTATCTCGCCTCGGGCGAAACGGTGATGGCGCTCGATCTCGGCGAAGCGGGCCTGTCTGCCACCGAAGCGGCGGCGCTGCTGCTCGGCCTGCGGCTGCGCGCGTGGCGGCACGATGCCTATCGCACACGGCTGGCGGCGGACAAGCGTCCCTCGCTCACGACTGTCCACGTGACCGGCGCGCCTGCGGGCACCGAGGCGGCATGGGAGCGTGAGGCGGCGCTGGCCAAGGGCGTCGAATTCACGCGCGGTCTGGTGACCGAGCCAGCCAACATCATCTACCCCGAAACCTTCGTTGCCGCGTGCCAGAAGGCCTTCGAGGGCACCGGTGCGGAAATCACCGTGCTGGGCGAGGCCGAGATGGCGGCGCTCGGCATGGGCGCGCTGGTCGGCGTGGGGCAGGGCTCTGAACGCGAATCGAAGCTGCTCGCAATCCGCTGGAACGGCGGCGCTGCGGGCGACAAGCCGACCGTGTTTGTCGGTAAGGGCGTGACCTTCGACACCGGCGGCATTTCCTTGAAGCCGCCGCCGGGCATGGAAGACATGAAGTGGGACATGGGCGGCGCAGGCGCGGTCGCAGGCGCGATGCTCGCGCTGGTCAGCCGCAAGGCCAAGGCCAATGTCATTGGCGTGATGGGCCTCGTCGAGAACATGCCCGACGGCAAGGCGCAGCGCCCCGGCGATGTCGTCACCACCATGAGCGGCCAGACGGTCGAAGTGCTCAACACCGATGCCGAAGGGCGGCTGGTGCTGTGCGATGCGCTGCACTGGGCGCAGGAAAAGTATGACGCGGCGCGGATCGTCGATCTCGCTACGCTGACCGGTGCGATGATCATTTCGCTCGGCCACGAATATGGCGGGATGTTCGCCAATGACGATACGCTCGCCGCGCAGCTGACGGCGGCGGGCCAGACCAGCGGCGACAAGCTGTGGCGGATGCCGCTCGGCCCGAACTACGACAAGCTGATCGATTCGCCGATCGCCGACATCAAGAACGTCGGCCCGCGCGAGGCCGGTTCGATCACCGCGGCGCAGTTCCTCCAGCGCTTCATCAAGGAAGGCACCCCCTGGGCGCACCTCGATATCGCCGGGATGGTCTGGTCGAACAAGCCCGGCCACACCTGGGAAAAGGGCGCGACCGGATACGGTGTGCGCCTGCTCGACCAGTTCGTGCGGGATGTGGCCGAAGGCTAA
- the pdxA gene encoding 4-hydroxythreonine-4-phosphate dehydrogenase PdxA: MSALQAPLAITLGDPAGIGPEVILGAWMRLRAERREPPAFVVGGPGLLRGIAEKLALDCPIVPIADPSEAMFASAVGLPVLALLDGPWHPARPSPDGARLALASLQWGAKCALAGAAAGLVTAPVAKGALAAIGWDYPGQTEFLADACGKPYRDAVMMLAGPSLRTVPLTVHVALAEVPGLLSADLITHKSRIVAAGLARDFGIAAPRIAIAALNPHAGEGGQFGDEEARIIAPAIAALKAEGIDAFGPVPGDALFMPRARATYDAALCMYHDQALIPLKALEVDEGVNVTLGLPIIRTSPDHGTAFDIAGQGKADPGAMAAAILMAAEMATARAAARA; the protein is encoded by the coding sequence TTGAGCGCGCTTCAGGCACCTCTTGCGATCACATTGGGTGACCCGGCCGGGATCGGACCGGAGGTCATTCTGGGCGCGTGGATGCGCCTCAGGGCCGAACGGCGCGAGCCGCCTGCCTTCGTAGTCGGCGGGCCGGGGCTGCTGCGCGGGATTGCCGAGAAGCTCGCGCTCGACTGCCCGATTGTGCCCATCGCCGACCCGTCCGAGGCGATGTTCGCCAGCGCCGTGGGCTTGCCGGTTCTGGCCCTGCTTGACGGGCCGTGGCACCCCGCCCGCCCCTCGCCCGATGGCGCGCGGCTTGCGCTCGCCTCGCTGCAATGGGGTGCCAAGTGCGCGCTTGCCGGAGCGGCAGCAGGGCTGGTCACCGCGCCGGTCGCCAAGGGCGCGCTGGCGGCGATCGGGTGGGATTACCCCGGCCAGACCGAATTCCTCGCCGATGCTTGTGGGAAACCCTATCGCGACGCGGTGATGATGCTGGCCGGCCCCTCGCTGCGGACGGTGCCGCTCACCGTCCATGTCGCGCTGGCCGAAGTGCCCGGGCTGCTCTCGGCCGATCTGATCACCCACAAGTCGCGCATTGTCGCGGCCGGATTAGCCCGCGATTTCGGCATCGCCGCCCCGCGCATCGCGATTGCCGCATTGAACCCGCACGCAGGCGAAGGCGGCCAGTTCGGCGACGAGGAAGCGCGCATCATCGCGCCTGCCATCGCCGCGCTTAAGGCCGAGGGGATCGACGCGTTCGGCCCCGTCCCCGGCGACGCACTGTTCATGCCCCGCGCCCGCGCCACCTATGACGCGGCGCTGTGCATGTATCACGATCAGGCGCTGATCCCCTTGAAAGCGCTGGAAGTCGACGAGGGTGTCAACGTCACGCTCGGCCTGCCGATCATCCGCACCTCGCCCGATCACGGCACCGCCTTCGATATCGCCGGACAAGGCAAGGCCGATCCCGGCGCGATGGCGGCGGCGATCCTGATGGCGGCGGAGATGGCGACGGCGCGGGCCGCGGCACGTGCCTGA
- a CDS encoding LPS-assembly protein LptD, whose protein sequence is MSGGLSNAPRMPACLDLRLSVRGASPRILLAAALLTLPASLAAQEQAAPATANILAQADARKIDFEATEIAYDNQTNTVTARGNVILRSEDRSVRADEVTWDRTSGRIIASGNIRMVDEAGNQLFTDQVELTEEFETGAMNELLIALRAGGRLAARSAERGADGNAVLTNAAYTACPVVDPEGCAEDPSWRVTADRVIYDQKESRVRFEGAVLELFGARILPLPGLAIRTDGNAESGFLVPDVRVTQVNGLELSGEYYWRVASNADLTLGAYVFSNVAPMASAKWRHLTEKGAYQITGYATASDRTTDFTGQQGFQRDPRGYLDANGRFQFSPDWSLTGSIRLASDRTFLRRYDLSRDDRLRSTINLERITDRSYLSIAGWATQTLRLNADQGQVPLALPAIDYRQKIGDKILGGNLTVQANSLALLRNDGQDTQRAFAGAQWDLKRLTGLGQVVTLTALARGDVYNTNNIDSTTTLAYRGTEGWTTRGVATAALDIEWPFVGSALGGTQVFKPRVQFVASPKVRNLDVPNEDARAIDLEDSNLFALNRFAGYDRVEDGSRVTWGVDWELQRPGWRVKSTIGQSFRLEAPEPGLFPDGTGLSEKVSDFVGRTEVRFRNLVNFTHRFRLDKDSLAVRRNEIDATIGSRRTYVEVGYLRLDRNIQTVEDLRDREELRAAARVAIGRKWSVFGSGVFNLTDPDEDPVFQPDGFEPIRTRLGVAYADDCIEFGATWRRDFIDAGDARRGNTFQLFFALRNLGFR, encoded by the coding sequence ATGTCGGGAGGCTTGTCGAACGCACCGCGCATGCCAGCGTGCCTTGACCTGCGCCTCTCGGTGCGGGGCGCTTCGCCGCGCATCTTGCTGGCGGCGGCGCTGCTGACCCTCCCCGCAAGCCTCGCCGCGCAGGAGCAGGCAGCCCCGGCCACCGCCAATATTCTCGCGCAGGCCGATGCCCGCAAGATCGACTTCGAGGCGACCGAAATCGCCTACGACAACCAGACCAACACCGTCACCGCGCGTGGCAATGTCATCCTGCGCTCGGAGGATCGTTCGGTCCGCGCCGACGAAGTGACGTGGGATCGCACGTCGGGCCGGATCATCGCCAGCGGCAACATCCGCATGGTCGACGAGGCCGGCAACCAGCTGTTCACCGATCAGGTCGAGCTGACCGAAGAATTCGAAACCGGCGCGATGAACGAGCTGCTGATTGCTCTGCGTGCTGGTGGGCGGCTTGCGGCGCGCTCGGCCGAGCGCGGGGCAGATGGCAACGCGGTGCTGACCAACGCGGCCTACACCGCCTGCCCGGTGGTCGATCCCGAAGGCTGTGCGGAGGATCCCAGCTGGCGCGTGACCGCCGACCGCGTGATCTACGACCAGAAGGAAAGCCGGGTGCGGTTCGAAGGCGCGGTGCTCGAACTGTTCGGCGCGCGCATCCTGCCCCTGCCCGGCCTTGCGATCCGGACCGACGGCAATGCCGAAAGCGGCTTTCTGGTGCCCGATGTCCGCGTGACGCAGGTCAACGGCCTTGAACTCAGCGGCGAATATTACTGGCGCGTCGCCAGCAATGCCGATCTGACTCTGGGCGCCTATGTATTTTCCAACGTTGCCCCGATGGCGAGCGCGAAATGGCGGCACCTCACCGAAAAGGGTGCCTACCAGATCACGGGCTATGCCACGGCCAGCGACCGCACCACCGATTTCACCGGCCAGCAGGGCTTCCAGCGCGATCCGCGCGGCTATCTCGATGCCAATGGCCGGTTCCAGTTCTCCCCCGACTGGAGCCTCACCGGATCGATCCGCCTCGCCAGCGACCGCACCTTCCTGCGCCGCTATGACCTCAGCCGCGATGACCGGCTGCGTTCGACCATCAACCTCGAACGCATCACCGACCGTTCCTATCTCTCGATTGCCGGCTGGGCGACACAGACCCTGCGGCTGAACGCCGATCAGGGGCAGGTGCCGCTTGCCCTGCCCGCAATCGATTATCGCCAGAAGATCGGAGACAAGATCCTCGGCGGGAACCTGACGGTGCAGGCCAACAGTCTCGCGCTGCTCCGCAATGACGGGCAGGACACCCAGCGCGCCTTTGCCGGGGCGCAGTGGGATCTGAAGCGGCTGACAGGTCTCGGGCAGGTGGTGACGCTGACCGCGCTGGCGCGCGGCGATGTCTACAACACCAACAATATCGATTCGACCACGACGCTGGCCTACCGCGGCACCGAAGGCTGGACCACGCGCGGGGTTGCCACCGCCGCGCTGGATATCGAATGGCCCTTCGTCGGCTCGGCTCTCGGCGGCACACAGGTGTTCAAGCCGCGCGTGCAATTCGTCGCCAGCCCCAAAGTCCGCAATCTCGACGTGCCCAACGAAGATGCACGCGCAATCGATCTGGAAGATTCCAACCTCTTCGCGCTCAACCGCTTCGCCGGTTACGACCGGGTCGAGGACGGCAGCCGCGTGACATGGGGCGTGGACTGGGAATTGCAGCGGCCCGGCTGGCGGGTCAAATCGACCATCGGCCAATCGTTCCGGCTGGAAGCGCCCGAACCGGGCCTGTTCCCCGATGGCACCGGCCTGTCGGAAAAGGTCTCGGACTTCGTGGGGCGCACCGAAGTGCGGTTCCGCAACCTCGTCAACTTCACCCACCGCTTCCGGCTCGACAAGGACAGCCTTGCGGTGCGCCGCAACGAGATCGACGCGACCATCGGCTCGCGCCGCACCTATGTCGAAGTCGGCTACCTCCGGCTCGACCGCAACATCCAGACAGTCGAGGATTTGCGCGACCGCGAGGAGCTGCGCGCCGCTGCCCGCGTGGCAATAGGGCGCAAGTGGTCGGTGTTCGGATCAGGGGTGTTCAACCTCACCGATCCGGATGAAGACCCGGTGTTCCAGCCCGACGGGTTCGAACCGATCCGCACCCGCCTAGGGGTCGCCTATGCCGATGACTGCATCGAATTCGGCGCCACCTGGCGGCGCGACTTCATCGACGCGGGCGATGCGCGGCGCGGCAACACGTTTCAGTTATTCTTTGCATTGCGAAATCTCGGCTTCCGCTGA
- a CDS encoding malate synthase G: MTDMIARAGLSVDSRLAHFIETDVLGPLGRHVGAFWDGFAALLAAFAPRNRALLEKRESLQAQIDAWHMERAGKPHDAAAYKAFLTDIGYLVPEPGDFRIGTQNVDPEIATMAGPQLVVPILNARFLLNAANARWGSLYDAFYGTDALDAPPARPGGYDEARGAAVIARGRQFLDETFPLASGSWADLAGRDDITLADPAQHVGTTDKGLLLKNNGLHVEVVFDPTTPVGATDKAGIADIIVEAALTTIADCEDSVAAVDAEDKLLAYTNWLGIIRGDLSESFEKGGKTLTRKLNPDKPFTDKNGNADWLPGRSLMFVRNVGHLMTNPAIRLPDGSEIPEGIMDAVFTSAISALDVEGHSTLGNSRTGSIYIVKPKMHGPEECAFTNDLFDAVEDLLGLPRHTIKVGVMDEERRTSANLAACIHAVKDRIVFINTGFLDRTGDEIHTSMRAGPMLRKGAMKGSDWLKAYEARNVAIGLAHGLSGKAQIGKGMWAAPDLMGQMMVEKVGHLKAGANTAWVPSPTAATLHALHYHQIDVFDVQKHLPEPMGLDALLAIPLADGVNWSEAEIREELDNNCQGLLGYVVRWIDAGVGCSKVPDINDVGLMEDRATLRISSQHIANWLLHGVITERQVMDSLTRMAAKVDAQNAGDPLYVPLTGNEDGAAFSAARDLIFKGVEQPSGYTEPLLHEWRLRKKAE; the protein is encoded by the coding sequence ATGACTGACATGATCGCCCGCGCCGGATTGAGCGTCGATTCGCGGTTGGCCCACTTTATCGAGACCGATGTGCTGGGGCCGCTCGGGCGCCATGTGGGTGCCTTCTGGGATGGCTTCGCCGCGCTGCTCGCCGCCTTTGCCCCGAGGAACCGCGCGCTGCTGGAAAAGCGCGAGAGCCTTCAGGCGCAGATCGACGCATGGCACATGGAGCGCGCAGGAAAGCCTCATGATGCAGCGGCCTACAAGGCGTTTCTGACCGACATCGGCTACCTCGTCCCCGAACCGGGCGACTTCCGGATCGGCACGCAGAACGTCGATCCCGAGATCGCGACGATGGCCGGGCCGCAGTTGGTGGTGCCGATCCTCAACGCGCGCTTCCTGCTCAATGCCGCGAACGCGCGGTGGGGGAGCCTTTACGATGCCTTCTACGGCACCGACGCGCTGGATGCCCCTCCGGCTCGCCCCGGCGGCTATGACGAGGCGCGCGGCGCGGCGGTGATCGCGCGCGGGCGGCAGTTCCTGGATGAGACTTTCCCTCTGGCGAGCGGGAGCTGGGCCGACCTTGCGGGGCGTGACGACATCACGCTGGCCGATCCCGCGCAGCACGTCGGCACCACCGACAAGGGCCTGCTCCTCAAGAACAACGGTCTCCACGTCGAAGTGGTGTTCGATCCCACCACTCCCGTCGGTGCCACCGACAAGGCCGGGATTGCCGATATCATCGTCGAAGCCGCGCTCACGACCATCGCCGATTGCGAGGATTCGGTCGCGGCGGTCGATGCCGAGGACAAGCTGCTGGCCTACACCAACTGGCTCGGCATCATTCGCGGGGATCTGTCGGAGAGCTTCGAGAAGGGCGGCAAAACCCTCACTCGCAAGCTCAACCCGGACAAACCCTTCACCGACAAGAATGGCAATGCGGACTGGCTCCCGGGCCGCAGTCTGATGTTCGTCCGCAATGTCGGTCACCTGATGACTAACCCGGCGATCCGCCTGCCCGATGGCAGCGAGATTCCCGAAGGCATCATGGACGCGGTGTTCACCTCGGCGATCAGCGCGCTCGACGTGGAGGGCCACAGCACGCTCGGCAACTCGCGCACTGGCTCGATCTACATCGTGAAGCCCAAGATGCACGGGCCGGAAGAATGCGCCTTCACCAACGACCTGTTTGACGCGGTGGAAGACCTGCTCGGCCTGCCGCGCCATACGATCAAGGTCGGCGTGATGGACGAGGAGCGCCGCACCAGCGCCAACCTTGCCGCCTGCATCCATGCGGTGAAGGACCGGATCGTCTTCATCAACACCGGCTTCCTCGACCGGACGGGGGACGAAATCCACACCTCGATGCGTGCCGGGCCGATGCTGCGTAAGGGCGCGATGAAGGGCTCCGACTGGCTCAAGGCCTACGAGGCGCGCAATGTCGCTATCGGCCTTGCCCACGGCCTGTCGGGCAAGGCGCAGATCGGTAAGGGCATGTGGGCCGCGCCCGATCTGATGGGGCAGATGATGGTCGAGAAGGTCGGCCACCTCAAGGCGGGCGCGAACACCGCGTGGGTGCCGTCGCCCACCGCCGCGACGCTCCACGCGCTGCATTATCACCAGATCGACGTGTTCGATGTGCAGAAGCACCTGCCCGAGCCGATGGGGCTCGACGCGCTGCTGGCGATCCCGCTCGCGGACGGCGTGAACTGGTCGGAAGCGGAAATCCGCGAGGAGCTCGACAACAATTGCCAGGGCCTGCTCGGTTATGTGGTGCGCTGGATCGACGCGGGCGTAGGCTGTTCCAAGGTGCCCGACATCAATGATGTGGGCCTGATGGAAGACCGCGCGACGCTGCGCATCTCCTCGCAGCACATCGCCAACTGGCTGCTGCACGGGGTGATTACCGAGCGCCAAGTGATGGACTCGCTCACCCGTATGGCCGCCAAGGTCGACGCGCAGAACGCAGGCGACCCTCTCTATGTGCCGCTCACAGGCAACGAGGACGGCGCAGCCTTCAGCGCGGCGAGGGACCTGATCTTCAAGGGCGTGGAGCAACCCAGCGGCTACACCGAACCGCTGCTGCACGAATGGCGGTTGCGGAAGAAGGCGGAGTAA
- a CDS encoding protocatechuate 3,4-dioxygenase: protein MDHDHTISRRHFAGAALTAVGLVAGGGIARAAAPARTAGGPLGPFYPVMRPGDDDFDMTQIKGQTGRALGRVIEVTGRVLDSKGNPVSGAELELWQCNAAGRYAHPGDIATAPLDPNFQGFARLMTGASGEWRVRTIKPSGYDSPIGWRTPHIHFDIKGRQSRIITQMYFTEDYATNTKDALYNMLGEDAVTAMAAQQEADRYRWDIVLADK from the coding sequence ATGGATCACGATCACACCATTTCACGCCGGCATTTTGCCGGTGCGGCGCTGACTGCCGTCGGACTTGTCGCTGGCGGCGGGATCGCCCGCGCAGCGGCTCCGGCGCGCACGGCAGGCGGCCCGTTGGGGCCCTTCTATCCGGTCATGCGTCCGGGTGACGACGATTTCGACATGACCCAGATCAAGGGCCAGACCGGCCGCGCGCTGGGGCGGGTGATCGAGGTGACGGGGCGCGTGCTCGACAGCAAGGGCAATCCTGTCAGCGGCGCAGAGCTGGAGCTGTGGCAGTGCAACGCGGCGGGGCGCTATGCCCATCCGGGCGATATCGCGACCGCTCCGCTCGATCCCAATTTCCAGGGCTTTGCACGGCTGATGACAGGCGCCAGCGGCGAATGGCGGGTGCGGACGATCAAGCCGTCCGGTTATGACAGCCCGATCGGCTGGCGCACCCCGCACATCCATTTCGACATCAAGGGCCGCCAGTCGCGCATCATCACCCAGATGTATTTCACCGAGGACTACGCGACCAACACCAAGGACGCGCTCTACAATATGCTCGGCGAGGATGCGGTAACGGCGATGGCCGCCCAGCAGGAAGCCGACCGTTATCGCTGGGACATCGTGCTCGCCGACAAGTGA